From Ignavibacterium sp.:
TGTTCTGATATGACTTAAAAATATTTTTTGATTCTAATATTATTTTCATTTCTATTCCCATTTAATTGATTCTAAGGCATCTACTTTAGCTGCTCTTCTTGCTGGGAAAAGTGCTGCGAGAAAAGTAAGCAACATCGAGGCTCCACTTACAAAAAAGAAATCTGAAATTCTTAATTCAAGAGGTAAGCTATCAATTTTATACATTGTTGGATCTAACGGATAAATGTTGAAATTCAACTGCAGCCAGCAAACAAAATAGCCGAGCATTACGCCAAAGAATGATCCGAAAATTCCAATAAGTATTCCTTCATTTAAAAATATTTTTAGAATTGAATTCTCTGTCACTCCGAATGATTTCATTATGCCAATGTCTCTTTTCTTTTCAAGCACTGACATTGATAGCGAACCAAGAATATTGAAAGAAGCAACTGCAATTATTAGTGAGAGTAAAATATATGCAACCCATCTTTCAATTTGCATAACCGAATAAAGTTCTTTGTGAAAATCATACCAGGTATTAACATCAGCAATTTTCGGATCAATCATTCCGCTAAGTTTATCTTTTATTTGTTCTGATTTTGTCCTGTCGATTAATTTAATTTCATATCCTTCAAAAGATTTTCTGAAACCAAGTAATTCCTGACCAAAGGATAAATCAGTGATCGCAAGGGATTCATCATATTCATTGTTCTGAGAATTGAATATTCCTCTAACGATAAATTTTTTAGTCAATGGAATTGAACTCTGCATTAAAACACTTTCGATATTAGCAGGAGAAACTATTGTAACAGTATCGCCTGTTACAGCTTCAAGCTTATCAGCTAATCTGATTCCAATATAAATTGAATTTTCAGGTTCACTTTCCGGATTTGATTTTGAAGATATTGTCAGCTTATCAAAATCATATAGATTATTTATTTCATTAAACTTAACCGCTCTCAGATTAATAACTTCAGTTTTACCTCTGTTTAATGCTAATACTTTTCCAGAAACAAATGGTGAATAACTTTTAATTTCATCTATACTTTTTATTTTTTCTTCAATTTCTGAATGAAGTAAATCAGTAGATTCAGATTTGAACACAATTCTTAGATGGGGATCCAAACTCATTAAGTAGGAAGTGACAAGACTTCCGAATCCATTGAAAACAGAAAGCACAACAATTAGTGCAGCAACACCGATTGTAATTCCTGCAATTGATAGGAATGAAATAATCGTGATGAAGTTCAACTTGTGTCGGGATATCAAATATCTTTTCGCAATAAATTTTTCTAAATCCATCAGTCAAACCTTAATGCTGCAACTGGGTTAATTCTTGATGAAATAATGCTCGGTATCAGCGAAGCCAAAATAGCAAGCACAATCGTTATTAAAGAAACAATAAGAAATATTTCAAACGACAAATCAAATGGAACTTTAGTAACAAAATAAATACTTGAGGGAACTTTGATAATATTGAATTTGGTTTGAATTTCCATCAGAGCTAAAGCTAAAATATTTCCAGCTATTGTTCCAAGAATTGCAAGATAAAATCCCTGTAAAAGGAAGATTTGAATTATGTGTTTCTTTTTTGTCCCGAATGATTTAAGGATTCCGATTGAGTTTGTTCTTTCAATTACCATCAACAGTAATGTTCCAACAATGTTGAAAACAGCAACAACAATAATAAGTCCAAGTATTATTGGAATAGGTTTTTTCTGAAGTGAAATCCAGGTAAAAATGTTTTTATGCAAATCAAAAATACTTCGGGCAAAGTAAGGGTATGTCAATTCTTTTCTCAAAAGATTTGCAAGACTATCAGCTTTTGAAATGTCATTTAGTTTAATGTCTATTCCATTCACTTCACCTGGCATCGAAAAAAGATTCTGAGCAGAAATTAAATTTGTAAAAGCAATTGATGCATCATACTCTGCAATTCCACTTTCAAAAATTCCTGTCACTTTGAATTTTTCAATGTTTGGCAAATTGTCCAATGAAGGAATTTGATTATTCTTTAATGCAAAGAGACTGACATTATCACCAACTTTAATCAATAATTTATTAGCAAGAGTTTTTCCAAGTATGAGCGTATTTGAAGAATCCAAATACAGATTACCTTCAATTATATTTTCCAAAATTTTGTTTTTGTATCCTTCATTGTAAATGCCCTTTATAGTTACACCATCTTTTCTGTTTTTGAAACTTATCAGTGCGAGATTTGACAGAAATGGTGAAGCATAATCAAGATTATTTCCGCAAATAGAATCAATTTTTATTAGTGAATTATCTACTGAGGGAAGATTTGATTTAAAGCTAAAGATTTTAATGTGTGAATCGATATCAGTTAATTTCGCCGTGAGAGTTTTCTCAAAACCCGATATAACACTTAGTGCAATAATAAGTGTGGCAACACCAAGAGCAATACCACTGATGGCAATAGTAGAAATTAAATTCAGAAACCGTGAATCACGGTTCGATTTGATATATTTTTTAAAGATAAAGTAAGATATATTCATTAAATTTTTAATGTTTAATTCAAAATTAACTAATCAGTCAATACAATTGAAAAAAATGTGATTTCTAAAGAAAAAGAGAATTATTGGTGTACTAATTAATTGTTTTTTTTAGATACTTACTATATATTTTGCTCTCAATTTTTGAAAGTTTTTTGAAATACGGGGCGTAGCGCAGCCCGGTTAGCGCGCCTGCCTTGGGAGCAGGAGGTCGCAGGTTCGAATCCCGCCGCCCCGACTCAGCTTGAATTATAAGCGCCCGTAGCTCAACAGGATAGAGCATCAGCCTTCTAAGCTGAGGGTTAGTGGTTCGAGTCCACTCGGGCGTACAAAATCTTGAAGTTCTTTTAATTCTGAGAGATGATAAAATCGCCACAGCATCAGCCTTCAACGCTGAGGGTTAGTGGTTCTGCAAAGCATCCTTTGGAGAGTCCACTCGGGCGTACAAAAATTAGAGTAGCTCTTTAGATAATGATTTTATACGGTGAGTATAGCTCAGTTGGTCAGAGCACCAGGTTGTGGCCCTGGGGGTCGTGGGTTCAAGTCCCACTACTCACCCATTGAAACTAAATTCAATAAAAATTAGTTTTGCATTGAAAGGCCCCATCGTCTAGTGGTTAGGACATCGCCCTTTCACGGCGGTAACAGGGGTTCAAATCCCCTTGGGGTCACAAAATCCCGAAGATTTTTTTCTTCGGGATTTTTTTTTGAAGAATGCAAACATCTTTCAAACTCAGTTTTGTCCGAACTTTCACGGCAGTAACAAGGGTTCTCCAAAGGATCCCTTGGAAAATCCCCTTGGGGTCACAAAATCCCGAAGATTTTTTTCTTCGGGATTTTTTTTTGAAGAATGCAAACATCTTTCAAACTCAGTTTTGTCCGAACTTTCACGGCGGTAACAAGGGTTCTCCAAAGGATCCTTTGGAAAATCCCCTTGGGGTCACCAGTAATCCCGAAGAGTTTTCTCTTCGGGATTTTTTTATTGAGAATCCTTTCAAATTTTTGAAATATTAGAAGTGATCTAAATTTCACGGCGGTAACAGGGGTTCTCCAAAGGATCCCTCGGAAAATCCCCTTGGGGTCACGATTAATCCCGAAGAAAAATCTTTCTCTTAGGGATCTTTTTTGTGTTTCGAACTTTAGTTAAAATGTGTTAGTTTCCTAAGGTAGAAAAACGGAGGAGGTCATGAAAAGATTAACCCTTAGTGCCTCTCTGCTTTTGGTTTTCTCGCTTGTTTTATACGGACAATCCAACTTTAACATTGAGGCTTATCGTCAGTTTTTGAAGTCCCATCAGAATTTATCAACAAAGGGACTGTTATCAATGCATCCTTCAGGTACATTTCTATTGAACATCAATACTCCATATAACGATTCCAGATTATTCTCCCGAATAGATTCATTTTACTCCCTCACTAATTTTGAAAAAGAGCTTCTTAATAAACACGGATTTATGGTAAGTGAAAGACTTAAGAAGATTTCTTTTGGGGAAAGTTTAATGGAAATATTTCACGCTGATATTCCGGTATTCGTTTCAGTTGATGCGATACTTCATGCGTTCCATATATCATATGATAGAATTTTAATTGATGTTGAAATTGGACTTATCTACGATAAATTAAAACAATTGTTACAAACTCTACATTCAAATCAAAACCTATTGGCTACAAAGTATGGGTCGAATCCACAGATGCAAATAATGCTGAATGATGTTGATGTCTATTTAACTATTGCCTGTCGGTTAATGAATTTAAATGTAGCTCCTTATTACTCTCAGAACTCAACAATAGTCAATAAAATTCTTAATTTGATTTCGAATGAACAGCCAACCGCATATAATCTATTCTCAGACAATTGCAGAATAGTCGATTGGAGTCAGTTTAAACCGAGGGGGCACTACGCAAATAATCAAGTTTATCCACAATTAGCAAATTATTTTCGTACAATGATGTGGCTCGGTAGAACAGAATTTTATCTCTTACAACCAGGTGGAGTCGACGCTTCTCCTTGTCATCCTTCAATCGCTGATATTCAAAGACAAACTATTGACGCACTTCTGATAAATGAATTAATCTACTCAACTAGTTCTAAAGCTATTTATGATGAGATTGAAACAGCTCTAAAAATATTTGCTGGAGATCAGGATAATATTACTTTGGATAACCTGTCCTACCTGAAAACTGCGACTTCTGTTACTAATGCAGATGAATTATTGAACTTTTCAAAATTCGCTGAGTTTCAGGATACACTTAGGAAGCAATCTTTTGCGTATCAGCTAATACTTTCACAGATACTCCTCAATGATCCGATTACTGCTGATTCAATTTCACCTGCTTCATCATTTTTGCTTTTTGGACAAAGATTTGTGATTGACTCCTATGTTACAGCGTCTGTTGTGTATGATAGAATAAAATACTATAATCGGGTGATTTGCAGATTATATCCATCGACCCTTGATGTTCTCTTTTCACTTGGTAACGATGCAGCCGCTCAATTGTTGATAAATGAATTAAACCAATATAATTATTCTTCAAATCTTGCAGCGCTGAGGCATCTTATTGATTCTTACGATAATGATTTCTGGACTTCAAATATTTATTCATATTGGTTAAAGATGATTCGTGATTTAAATCCACCATCGGATCGTTCATCTTTACCAGAGTTTATGCAAACTGCTGCGTATTGGCAGCAGAAAATGAATTCACAATTGTCTTCGTGGACTGAGCTGCGGCATGACAATATTCTTTATGCAAAACAATCATATACAGGAGGCACAGTTTGCTCTTTTCCATATTCTTATGTTGAACCATTTCCGGAATTCTATTCAACTATAAAAGAATTTGCACTAAACGCAAAGGATAAAATTAACTTACTGAATTTTTCTGATAATGGGATTAAATCAATAATAATGCAGTATCTCGATCATTTATTTTTCACAAGCGATACTTTACAAACGATTTCAACAAAAGAGTTAAATGGTATTATGCTCACGCAAAATGAAATATCATTTCTACAGAGAATGATTTATAATAAATTTGGATCAGGTAAAGATTATGATGGTTGGTATCCAAAATTATTTTACTCGGATTTTGCTCATGGGAATAAAGGTTTAATAGAAAGTGATCACATTGTTGCCGATATTCACACAACTCCAACTGATTGTTACGGTTCAAAGGAAGGTTGGATTTCACATGTTGGAACCGGATATATCAATATAGGAATTTTTATTACTCCCTGGGTTGATGGTGAATTAACAGCATTTGCTGGTCCGGTTATGAGTTACTATGAATACAGAACAAAAAACTTTTTAAGACTTTCAGATGATGAATGGAAAAATGTTTACTTACAATCTGCTTTAAGACCTGACTGGGTCAACTTATATCTCGCTGATTCATCTGGAAATTCGAGAGGATCAGGTCCTAAACTTTTAACTTCTGAAAAAGATGATTTTAACAATTCTATTGTTGATGATTACGAGATAAAAATAGCTAATCTCCCTAACCCTTTTAATTCATCAACACTGATTGTTTTCACTGTTCCGGTTTCTCTTACCAATCAAAATGTTAATCTGAGGATTTTTGATCTTAATGGCAATTTAGTCTCTGAATTGGTCAATCAGACACTTTCATCCGGAAATTATATTTATCGTTGGGATGCAAAAAACTCTGCGGGACAAAATGTAGCAAGTGGAATATATTTTTATAATATTCAAATTGCCGACAGAACCAAAACAGGGAAAATGACACTAATTAAATAAGTTTCTGATTAATACTTGTATTTTCTCAACCCTTGAAAAAGAGCATTTTTCAAGGGTTTTTGTTTTCATACCGATTTCTTAACACTCAATTAATATTCTCTTAACATTCTCTTAACATTAGAATTTTAAGTTTGGGCGTCAAATAAAAGGAGAGAGTGTCATCATGTTTAATAAAAAAAATTTCTCAATCGTGTGTCGTAAGTTTCTGAAAAAAGTTTTTCTTATTTTCTTACTTGGTTATCTTCCCCTGATTGCTCAAGGTAAGGGCTCAATAACCGGATTGGTTCTTGATAAAGAAACCGGTGAAGCTATAATTGGTGCAAATGTTCTTATAGAAAATTCAAACATTGGAGCTGCAACCGACCTTGAAGGAAAATTCAGAATTGAAAATGTAAATCCGGGTAAGTACAATGTTATCGTTAGTTACATTTCATATTCTAAAATTACAATCAAGGATGTTGAAGTTACTGCAGGCAAATCAACCGAATTAAAAGTTGCTTTGACATCAGAAGCGATTTCAGTGGATGAAGTAGTAGTTGTTGATAAGCTTGACCGTTCTTATGAAAATGCTTTGATTAACCAAAGAAAAAAGTCTAATTCGATAAGTGATGGAATTAGCTCTGAACAAATTAAAAAGAGTAATGATGCTTCAACAAGCGATGCTCTTAAGAGAATCCCTGGTGTTACATTACTTGATAACAAATTTATTTTTGTCCGTGGTACAAGTGAAAGATATAGCAATGCACAATTAAACAACACTTCTTTATCAAGCACTGAACCAGAAAAAAAATCTTTCGCTTTCGATTTGTTACCAACAAACTTACTTAGCAATACAATTGTAGTTAAATCTTTTACACCGGATATCTCAGGAGATTTTGCCGGCGGAACAGTCCAGATTAACACCGTTGATTTTCCAGACAGACTTAAAATAAACCTTAGTTATTCAACCTCATACGTATCTAATACATCATTCAAAGATTTTTCAACTTACTCTGGTGGAGGTAGCTTCTGGGGATTTGATAATGGAACAAGAGCTTTACCATCATCATTTCCTGCTAATCTTGGTTCGGCGGGTTTAACCAGAACTGAAATAAATGAACTTGCTAAGTCTTTGAATAATGTTTGGGCGCCGGAAACAAAACGTGCTCCACTCAATAACAATTTTTCACTATCAATTGGTGATGGAACAACTTTGCTGGGACAAAATTTTGGTTTTGTTGCTGCATTTTCATTTAGAAATTCATATAAAAATTCTGATGTAGAAAGAAATGAATTCGAAGCAAGCGGAGAACCAAGATTTGAATTTAAAGGTGTTCAATCGACTTATTCCACAATGATGGGTGGAATGTTAAATCTCAGTTATAAGTTATCTGATCTGCACAAATTTTCTTTAAAGAATACATACAGCCGATCAAGTGATGATGAAGTTTCAGTGCTTAACGGAGCTCAATATACTGATGCAGGCAAAGAGCAGATTCAAACAGCTTTAAGATTTGTTGAAAGAGATGTTCTTTCCTCACAAATAAACGGAGAACATTATTTTCCTTTTCTTAACAATTTAAAATTAGACTGGAAGACATATTATTCAGAATCAAATCGTAATGAACCCGATTACAGAAGGATTCTCTACGGAAGGGATATCGGAACTAATGATCCATTCGCCGCGATACTTGGTTTTCAGCCAAACTTAAAAAATGGCGGTAGATATTTCTCAAATCTTTTTGATAAAACAAGAGGAGCAAGTGTTGATTTGACAATTCCAACTTCTTATGCAAAATATAAATTTGGTTCATTATACGAAGAAAAGAAAAGAGATTTTACATCGAGGTTAATCAGTGTAATTATTAATGCTTCAGGAAATGGCTTCACCGATTTTAACCTTCTTTATTTGCCATTGAACGAGATATTTGCACCTGAAAATTTCAGAAGAAACGGTTTCTCTATTGAAGAATATCAGAATGGTTCAAATAATTATACTGCTAAGCAGGATGTATTTTCAACATATGGTATGATTGAATTACCATTTTATTTCCTTGATCAGGAATTCAATTTTGTCGGTGGTGCACGTTTAGAAAATTCTCTTCAGCAGATAAATTCTTTTGACTTGAGTGGTCAGATTCCTTTAAGCAATCAACTTAAAAAAGTAGATATTCTGCCATCTGCTAATTTGATTTACAGAATTAGTCCAATTACAAATTTAAGACTTGGCTACAGCCAAACAGTAAACAGACCTGAATTAAGAGAACTTGTTTCATTTGCATACTTCGATTATGCAACACAAACCTCTGTAAGAGGAAATCCAAATCTTCAAAGGGCACTTATCAGAAACTATGACTTAAGATTTGAAATCTTTCCTGGTGTCGGAGAATTGATTTCAGCAAGTGTATTTTATAAATCAATCAGTGATGCTATTGAAAAAGTAGTTGTAACCGGTAGCGCACTTGGGTCTGAGAGAACATTTACAAATTCTGATAAAGCAAAGATTTACGGATTTGAATTAGAAGGAAGATTCACACTGGCATTCTTAGGTTCATACTTCAATAACTTTTCTTTGAATGGAAATTATAGTTGGATTAAATCAGCTGTAACAGTAAAAGGCACAGAAACAACAATACCACGAGAAGAAAGACCACTTCAAGGTCAATCGCCATATGTACTGAACTTTGGTCTGTACTTTACCGAACCAACTATCGGAACAACTTTCGGAATACTTTACAACAAAATCGGGGAAAGAATTGTTGAAGTAGCTACAGCTTATGAAGAAGATGTAACTGAGCAACCAAGAGATTTAGTTGACATTGTAATATCCCAACCTTTCCTCGATAACTTCGAAGTTAAATTGGGAATAAAAGATTTACTTTCTCAAGAGCATGTTTTTACTCAGGGAAATAAAAAATCCAGAGTTAACAGTTCTAATACCGGAATTTCACTTGGGTTATCATATAAAATTCAATAATGAAGAGAGAGAAGAGAGAGAAAGCGTTGAAAAGACTAACAAACATTATTAACAAATCAAGGAGACAAAATGAAAATAATTAACAAGTTCGTTTTATTCACTTTTGTTGTTTTTGTTTTCAGTCTGGCTGAAACATTTGCACAGCTTGCACCTGTTGACAGTGTGATTGAAGGTAATATCAACTCAAATGCTTTCCTCTCTAAAAACAAAAGATATCTCTTAAGGGGTTTTGTAAATGTTAACCCGCCTGCAACACTCACAATTCAGGCTGGAACAGTTATTTATGGTGAAAAATCTACTAAAGGTTCACTCATTATTAACCGTGGTGCCAAGATTATTGCTCAAGGAACTCCAGATGAGCCAATTGTTTTCACTTCACAAGAACTACCCGGTAACAGAGGTCCTGGTGATTGGGGAGGAATAATACTCGCCGGTAATGCTACAATTAATGTTCCCGGTGGCACAGCAACACTCGAAGGTGGTACAGGAACTGTATATGGTGGTGGTACAACTCCTAATGATGATGACAACAGCGGAATCCTTAAGTATGTAAGAATTGAATTTCCGGGAATTGCATTCTTGCCGGATAACGAAATTAACGGATTAACTCTAGGTGGTATTGGTCGTGGAACCACTATAGAATATGTGCAGGTTAGTTATTCTGGTGATGATTCCTTTGAATGGTTTGGTGGTACTGTTAACGGAAAATATCTTATCGCTTTCAAAGGTGTTGATGATGAATTTGATATGGATTTCGGATTCAGAGGAAATCTTCAATTTGGATTTGGCTTGAGAGATCCAAACATCGCCGATATAAGTGGAAGTAACGGCTTTGAAACTGATAATGATGGAACAGGAACATTCAATACACCAAGAACACTTCCAGTAATTTCGAACTTTACGGTTGTTGGTCCAATGCCTGATACATCATTTACTGCATACAATCCGAATTTCAGAAGAGGTGCTCATATCAGAAGAAGTGCATTAACCTCAATTTATAATTCGATTGTTATGGGATATCCTATTGGATTATTGCTTGATGGTTCCGGTGTTGGTAATGCTGCAATCGGTGATACTTTACAAATAAGAAATTCCATTTGGGCTGGACTAAGAGCAGGAAATGGAATAATCACAAATTACGGTCAGTTAAATGCTCTCCAGTGGTATGATACACCAGCTTATCAGAACAGAAGATATGTTCAACCTTCTGAAGTTGGTTTGATCGCTCCGTTTAATCTTACAAGTCCTAATCCTGTTCCAAATTCTGGTTCACCTGCAGCAACAGGAGCAGCGTTCAGTAATCCAAGACTTGGAAGTTTCTTTACACCAACTTCTTATGTCGGTGCTTTTGATCCTTCCGGAAGCAGATGGGATTTACCGTGGGCAAACTACGATCCACAAAACACCAGCTACATTTTATCAGTTGAAGAAAATCAGATTAACGGAATACCAACTGATTTTACTCTAAGTCAGAATTATCCAAATCCGTTCAATCCTTCAACAAAAATTGTTTATTCAGTTGCAAAACCTGGTAAAGTAAAATTATATGTAACAAATATTCTTGGTCAGGTTGTGGAAGAATTAGTAAATGATTTTAGGGAAACCGGTACTTATGAAATTAATTACAATGCAGAAAACTTAAGCACAGGTTTGTATATTTATACACTTGAGGCAGGGAACACAAAAATCTCAAAGAAGATGACTTTGCTCAAATGATCTCTCCTCTCTCCTTCGACAAGGGGCGTTGCCATCGGCAACGTCCTTTTTTATTTTTTGGAAGAGCATTTAAGTATTTATGAAAAGTTTTTTCCTAAAATTATTATTACTTCTATTCATTCTCTGCTCAAAGAATTTTTCTCAGGAAACAGTTGATTATTTCAGAGCATTCGAATCAATAAATGGGGATTCTATTCTGAAACATCTTCAATTCTTAGCTAGCGATGAACTTGAAGGAAGGGGTTTAGGTAGCAGGGGAATTAAACTTGCCGCAAATTATTTAGCTGAAAAATTCAATGAGTATGATTTAAAAAAAATTCCGTCTACAGATAGTTATTTTCAGGAAATACCTTTTATTGGAAGCAGAACACTTTCTTCATCCGAATTTAATTTTTACATCGACGATAAGGTTATTTCACTTAAATATTCGGATGATTATTTTCTATATAAATCCGGTCAACAAACTTTTATACCATTACCAACTGAATTAGTTTTTGTTGGTTATGGAATCGTTGCTCCTGAATTTGATTATAATGATTATCAGGCAGTTGATATAACAGGAAAGATTGCAGTATTTCTGGATAGTGAACCGTTATCTAATGATCCTGAGTTCTTTAACGGAAATGAAATTACTTATTACAGTTTTGCTGAGGTTAAAAGACAGACTGCTTTACAAAGAGGAGCAGCAGGAACAATCTTAATTCCGTTTGAGAAATATTCAGGTTGGGAAAATGTGACAAAAGATTTTGCAAAAGAAGATATAAGACTTGCGTATGACCTAACCAGTAATTTTAGTGTCATAATAAATCCTGCAATTGCGAAATTAATTTTTAATGGTTCTCAATATTCATTTGATGATATAATTGAGATGCATCAGAAACATCAGTTGAAATCATTTCCACTTAAAACTAAAATTAGTTTCAGAGGCAACTTTAAAGAGAGAGCTTTTGTAGGTAAAAATATCATTGGAATTTTACCAGGAAGTGATGACAAACTTAAAGATTCATACCTGATTATTTCAGCTCACTATGATCATTTAGGAATTGGCTCTCCAATACAAAATGATTCGATATACAATGGTGCTTTGGATAATGCTATTGGAGTTTCGGTTCTGATTGAACTTGCAAGAGCTTTCTCATCATTAAATACAAAGCCAAAGCGAACCATTATTTTTATTGCTTTAACCGGTGAAGAAAGTGGATTACTTGGTTCTATCTATTACACTGATAATCCGGTTTTCCCATTATACAAAACAATTGCAAATGTGAACATTGACGGGATTGCATTCTTCAGAGATTTTGAAAGTGTGATAGGAGTGGGTTCAGAATACTCATCACTTAAAAATAATTTAAGTGAAACAGCAGAACGTTATCAGATAAGTGTAGAAAAAATTCCTGAGGAGTTTGAGCAGTTAACCTCTTTCACAAACAGCGATCAATATACATTCGCATCAGTTGGAGTACCTTCAATACTTGTGCTTGAGGGTTTGCAGAATAGAACGAAATCAAGAGAAGAAGTATTGCAATCGTTTATTGAATATTTTGAATTAAGATATCACACACCTAAAGATGATTTGAATCAATTTATTGATGAAGTCGCTGCTGAGCGGCACACAAAAATACTTTTTGATTTATGTTATCATATTGCAAACTCAGTTGATGAACCTAAATGGAAATCTGACTCTCCGTTTTTAAAAGCAAGATTAAGAAGTATTGCAGAGAAAAAATAATGAGTAAAAATATCATCACGCTTTTAGTTTTTTCTTTATTGTTCAGTTTTTGTTCATTTAAACCAAGCGGTGAAAATGTAATAACAATCTCCGGTTCAGATACGATGTATGAACTGAATGAAAAGTTAGCTAAGGAATTTATGATTGATAATCCCGGAATATCGGTTTATGTGAAAGGCGGTGGAACAAGATTAGGTATTTCAGACTTAATTAAGAACAGAACTGATATTTGTGCTTCATCCCGTAATTTACAACCTGAAGAATCAAAATTGTTAGTTGAATACTATGGCTCGCTTGCATTAGTATATCTTATAGCAAAAGATGGATTGAGCATTTATGTAAATCCAAATAATATCGTGAATGACTTAACTGTTGATCAAATAAAAAAGATTTTTACCGGGAAAATTAAGAACTGGAAAGAAGTTGGTGGAAAGGATACTGTGATTATTCCTGTTCTGCGAAATCCAAATTCCGGTACTTACCTCTACTTCAAAGAACATGTGCTTGATGATGAAGAATATACCAAGAACGGATTAACACTCCCAACAACAAAAGAAATAATTAAATTTATTTCCGAGAATGATAATGCAATTGGTTATGGTGGTGTAGGTTATAAAGAGGGGATAGTGCAGATAAGGGTTGAAGGTGTTTTTCCTGTTGAAGAAAACATTCGTAATGACTCATACCCAATCACAAGATATCTTCATTTTTTTGTCTCCGAAACTCCATCAGGAAATGTAAAAAAGTTTATTGACTGGACGCTTTCACCAAAAGGGCAGAGCGTCATCAGAAAAGCAGGATTTATTCCGCTTTGGGATTACTCACTTTAGAATTTTTCTTAACAATTAAGTAATGTTCTCTTAACATTCACTTAACCTTTGCTATATAATTTCCGTCAGTAAAAAAATCATTAATCTGAAAAATGAAATTTCAACTATCGGTTAAAGGAAATAAAATGAAGCAATCCTTGTTGAATGAAAAGAGCTCGGATATTTTCAGTTGGAAAGAAATAAAAGAAAATCCATTTGAACTATTCAAATCCGAAATTCTCAACTACGGATTTTTAATCAATCAAGAAAATATCGACTCTAAAATTGATTGGGCTATTGAATATGAAATGATTTATAATTCTCAGTTGATGGAAATTTAATTTGATTAAATGGGGGACAATCTTAAAATTGTCTGATACTCCTTTCTGAACAAATCTTCAATCTTTACTTCACCACTTTCAGTTAATTTATGTAGCTCACAATGAGTTTTATCAGGTTCCACTTTTATAATATTCACTCTCAA
This genomic window contains:
- a CDS encoding ABC transporter permease — encoded protein: MNISYFIFKKYIKSNRDSRFLNLISTIAISGIALGVATLIIALSVISGFEKTLTAKLTDIDSHIKIFSFKSNLPSVDNSLIKIDSICGNNLDYASPFLSNLALISFKNRKDGVTIKGIYNEGYKNKILENIIEGNLYLDSSNTLILGKTLANKLLIKVGDNVSLFALKNNQIPSLDNLPNIEKFKVTGIFESGIAEYDASIAFTNLISAQNLFSMPGEVNGIDIKLNDISKADSLANLLRKELTYPYFARSIFDLHKNIFTWISLQKKPIPIILGLIIVVAVFNIVGTLLLMVIERTNSIGILKSFGTKKKHIIQIFLLQGFYLAILGTIAGNILALALMEIQTKFNIIKVPSSIYFVTKVPFDLSFEIFLIVSLITIVLAILASLIPSIISSRINPVAALRFD
- a CDS encoding ABC transporter permease, with protein sequence MDLEKFIAKRYLISRHKLNFITIISFLSIAGITIGVAALIVVLSVFNGFGSLVTSYLMSLDPHLRIVFKSESTDLLHSEIEEKIKSIDEIKSYSPFVSGKVLALNRGKTEVINLRAVKFNEINNLYDFDKLTISSKSNPESEPENSIYIGIRLADKLEAVTGDTVTIVSPANIESVLMQSSIPLTKKFIVRGIFNSQNNEYDESLAITDLSFGQELLGFRKSFEGYEIKLIDRTKSEQIKDKLSGMIDPKIADVNTWYDFHKELYSVMQIERWVAYILLSLIIAVASFNILGSLSMSVLEKKRDIGIMKSFGVTENSILKIFLNEGILIGIFGSFFGVMLGYFVCWLQLNFNIYPLDPTMYKIDSLPLELRISDFFFVSGASMLLTFLAALFPARRAAKVDALESIKWE
- a CDS encoding DUF3160 domain-containing protein; its protein translation is MKRLTLSASLLLVFSLVLYGQSNFNIEAYRQFLKSHQNLSTKGLLSMHPSGTFLLNINTPYNDSRLFSRIDSFYSLTNFEKELLNKHGFMVSERLKKISFGESLMEIFHADIPVFVSVDAILHAFHISYDRILIDVEIGLIYDKLKQLLQTLHSNQNLLATKYGSNPQMQIMLNDVDVYLTIACRLMNLNVAPYYSQNSTIVNKILNLISNEQPTAYNLFSDNCRIVDWSQFKPRGHYANNQVYPQLANYFRTMMWLGRTEFYLLQPGGVDASPCHPSIADIQRQTIDALLINELIYSTSSKAIYDEIETALKIFAGDQDNITLDNLSYLKTATSVTNADELLNFSKFAEFQDTLRKQSFAYQLILSQILLNDPITADSISPASSFLLFGQRFVIDSYVTASVVYDRIKYYNRVICRLYPSTLDVLFSLGNDAAAQLLINELNQYNYSSNLAALRHLIDSYDNDFWTSNIYSYWLKMIRDLNPPSDRSSLPEFMQTAAYWQQKMNSQLSSWTELRHDNILYAKQSYTGGTVCSFPYSYVEPFPEFYSTIKEFALNAKDKINLLNFSDNGIKSIIMQYLDHLFFTSDTLQTISTKELNGIMLTQNEISFLQRMIYNKFGSGKDYDGWYPKLFYSDFAHGNKGLIESDHIVADIHTTPTDCYGSKEGWISHVGTGYINIGIFITPWVDGELTAFAGPVMSYYEYRTKNFLRLSDDEWKNVYLQSALRPDWVNLYLADSSGNSRGSGPKLLTSEKDDFNNSIVDDYEIKIANLPNPFNSSTLIVFTVPVSLTNQNVNLRIFDLNGNLVSELVNQTLSSGNYIYRWDAKNSAGQNVASGIYFYNIQIADRTKTGKMTLIK